In Chitinophagales bacterium, a single genomic region encodes these proteins:
- a CDS encoding DUF1015 domain-containing protein, which translates to MAIIKPFKAYRPQKGIADKLASFPYDVLNSDEARTLAKDNEYSFLRINKPEIDLPIETDHYAKEVYEKGKENLEAFIEKKWLQQDEKPMLYIYQQQMGKHVQNGLVACSSIDDYFNDVIKKHEYTRPVKENDRIEHMYTAKAHLGPVFLAYKPIKQLDEMINNWIEKHETENDFTSTDGISHRTWVIDDEMTIKQIVSIFEGQVPYTYVADGHHRSAASAKVGKKLREEKGSFTGHEDFNYFLSVLFPADQLMIIDYNRVVKDLLPDISTEEFLTALLANFTVKPEKEQVRPSVPGEFGLYIDKQWYRLIADKSLYSTNDPVEKLDISILSNYVINPLLGIEDQRTDDRIDFVGGIRGLAELEKRVDSGEMRLAFAIPPVTMEQLMKVADSGNVMPPKSTWFEPKLRSGLFVHKF; encoded by the coding sequence ATGGCAATAATAAAACCATTTAAAGCGTACAGACCACAAAAAGGAATAGCAGATAAATTAGCATCTTTTCCTTATGACGTATTAAATAGTGATGAAGCAAGAACATTAGCTAAAGATAATGAATATTCTTTTTTAAGAATTAATAAGCCTGAGATAGATTTACCTATAGAAACAGACCATTACGCTAAGGAAGTTTACGAAAAAGGCAAGGAAAATTTAGAGGCTTTTATTGAAAAAAAATGGTTGCAGCAAGACGAAAAGCCAATGTTGTATATCTATCAGCAGCAAATGGGCAAGCACGTGCAAAATGGCTTGGTGGCGTGTAGTTCAATAGATGATTATTTTAACGATGTAATTAAAAAACATGAATATACCCGCCCTGTAAAAGAAAACGATAGAATAGAGCACATGTACACGGCTAAAGCTCATTTGGGTCCTGTTTTTTTAGCTTATAAACCTATAAAACAGTTAGATGAAATGATTAATAACTGGATAGAAAAGCATGAAACTGAAAACGATTTTACCAGTACAGACGGTATATCGCATAGAACGTGGGTAATAGATGATGAAATGACTATAAAACAGATAGTTTCTATTTTTGAAGGGCAAGTGCCTTATACTTATGTAGCAGATGGGCATCACCGCTCGGCAGCTTCTGCTAAAGTAGGCAAGAAACTTAGAGAAGAAAAAGGAAGTTTTACTGGACATGAAGATTTTAATTACTTCCTTTCGGTTTTGTTTCCTGCCGACCAGCTTATGATAATTGACTACAACAGAGTAGTTAAAGATTTATTGCCAGATATTTCTACAGAGGAGTTTTTAACGGCTTTATTGGCAAATTTTACCGTAAAACCGGAAAAAGAGCAGGTAAGACCTTCTGTTCCCGGAGAGTTTGGTTTGTATATAGATAAACAATGGTATAGATTAATAGCCGATAAAAGTTTATACAGCACCAACGATCCCGTAGAAAAACTGGATATTAGTATTTTAAGTAATTATGTTATCAATCCCTTATTAGGCATAGAAGACCAACGCACCGATGACCGCATAGATTTTGTGGGTGGAATAAGAGGTTTAGCCGAACTGGAAAAAAGAGTAGATAGCGGAGAAATGAGATTAGCTTTTGCCATACCGCCTGTTACTATGGAACAACTAATGAAAGTAGCCGACAGCGGAAACGTAATGCCACCAAAAAGCACTTGGTTTGAACCAAAGCTACGTAGTGGTTTGTTTGTACATAAGTTTTAA
- a CDS encoding sugar nucleotide-binding protein: MKKILLTGHTGFIGKNVKKHLGKKHEIIGLSRNATNNPKDIILNLATDFNTEKAINNKIDAIIHLAAQSNVNECETNKTETHRINVDASVKLATYAFANNIPFVFASSDQVYCGTKAIYTENEMAQPLNVYGKQKLQAEKEILSIYPKAVILRFALVIGENGGYEKALVNNLNEKKTQTLFTDEIRSVIAVEDLCLAVEKALQWNGGIYNLGGNIALSRFELGVAIAQKHHLDVSLLKKGWQSDVKMLAKRPKNVILNSDKAIENGFVNATFKTKYLL, from the coding sequence ATGAAAAAAATATTACTAACCGGACACACAGGATTTATAGGTAAAAATGTAAAAAAGCATTTAGGAAAAAAGCACGAAATAATAGGTTTAAGCAGAAATGCTACTAACAACCCAAAAGATATAATACTAAACTTAGCAACAGATTTTAATACCGAAAAAGCAATAAACAATAAAATAGATGCTATTATTCATTTGGCCGCACAAAGCAATGTAAATGAATGTGAAACAAACAAAACTGAAACACACCGTATAAATGTTGATGCTTCGGTAAAATTAGCAACTTATGCTTTTGCTAATAATATTCCTTTTGTTTTTGCATCAAGCGATCAAGTTTATTGTGGCACTAAGGCAATTTATACTGAAAATGAAATGGCTCAACCACTTAATGTTTATGGCAAACAAAAACTACAAGCCGAAAAAGAAATTTTATCTATTTACCCTAAAGCTGTCATCTTACGTTTTGCATTAGTAATAGGCGAAAATGGAGGATATGAAAAAGCTTTAGTAAATAATTTAAACGAAAAGAAAACACAAACACTATTTACAGACGAAATACGCAGTGTAATAGCGGTAGAAGATTTATGCCTTGCCGTAGAAAAAGCTTTGCAATGGAATGGCGGTATTTATAATTTAGGCGGAAACATAGCTTTAAGTAGATTTGAATTAGGTGTAGCTATTGCTCAAAAACATCATTTAGATGTTTCTCTGCTGAAAAAAGGATGGCAAAGCGATGTAAAAATGCTGGCTAAACGCCCAAAAAATGTAATTTTAAACTCTGATAAAGCTATAGAAAATGGTTTTGTAAATGCAACTTTTAAAACAAAATATCTTTTATGA
- a CDS encoding T9SS type A sorting domain-containing protein → MKFQILLTFSFLAYLVKAQEISIKTYLDNEVNETSGLLNLNGKIYTLNDSGGEAIVYELDTINGSVLSRKYITNATNIDWEALTADNNFVYIADFGNNNGSRTNLRIYKVSISNFVQTDSLVADTIQFSYENQTDFTPSNSHNFDAEAIVALDDSLYIFTKNWGNFKTYIYSLSKNEGISTAYLKDSVSTEGLTTDAVYNEAKQQMVLLGYSFLCILNEVNSTFDSFSSFEIENIILPPNSSFQTEGICNSQNAYFISAESFNGNTQVLYQYKNTPTAINTVENKNISIYPNPANGYINIEHTGKDLLYSEVYNIGGEKILTTAKTHLSLTGLSKGTYLIKIYTNNALIKTEKFIIK, encoded by the coding sequence ATGAAATTTCAAATATTACTGACGTTTAGTTTTTTAGCCTATTTAGTAAAAGCTCAAGAGATAAGCATAAAAACATATTTAGACAATGAAGTAAACGAAACTTCTGGATTACTTAACTTAAATGGGAAAATATACACCTTAAATGATTCCGGAGGGGAAGCAATAGTTTATGAATTAGATACCATAAATGGCTCTGTTTTAAGCAGAAAATATATAACCAATGCCACTAATATAGATTGGGAGGCATTAACAGCAGATAATAATTTTGTCTATATCGCAGATTTTGGAAACAATAATGGCTCACGTACAAATTTGAGAATATACAAAGTGTCTATTTCTAATTTTGTTCAAACAGACTCGTTAGTTGCCGACACCATACAGTTTTCTTATGAAAATCAAACCGATTTCACACCCTCTAATTCACACAATTTTGATGCGGAAGCTATAGTAGCTTTAGATGATTCACTTTATATTTTTACTAAAAACTGGGGCAATTTTAAAACTTATATTTATTCTTTATCTAAAAATGAAGGCATCAGTACCGCTTATTTAAAAGACAGTGTTTCCACTGAAGGGTTAACAACTGATGCCGTATATAATGAAGCTAAGCAACAAATGGTTTTGTTAGGATATTCCTTCCTTTGCATCTTAAATGAAGTAAACAGCACATTTGATTCTTTTAGCTCTTTTGAGATTGAAAATATTATACTTCCGCCCAACTCGTCTTTTCAAACTGAGGGAATTTGTAATAGTCAAAATGCTTATTTTATTTCGGCAGAGAGCTTTAATGGGAACACACAGGTGTTATACCAATATAAAAATACACCCACGGCTATTAACACTGTAGAAAATAAAAACATTAGCATATATCCTAATCCTGCAAATGGCTATATTAATATTGAACATACAGGAAAGGATTTATTATATAGTGAAGTATATAATATTGGTGGAGAAAAAATATTGACTACGGCAAAAACTCATTTAAGTTTAACCGGGCTTAGTAAAGGCACTTATTTAATAAAGATTTATACAAATAACGCTTTAATAAAAACGGAAAAATTTATTATAAAGTAA